The Mycolicibacterium boenickei genome has a segment encoding these proteins:
- a CDS encoding MarR family winged helix-turn-helix transcriptional regulator, with the protein MSAVSEAPELSSDPLALERQVCFALAVSNRAVLAVYRPLLEPLGLTHPQYLVMLVLWDHQRSNSGGTPPLSVKEIAAALQLDSATLSPMLKRLEALGLLTRTRRAGDERATDVELTDAGIALRERALAIPPAVVERLGVDIAELEELHRVLTRINVAALAANSLTD; encoded by the coding sequence GTGTCCGCAGTATCGGAAGCGCCGGAGCTCAGCTCCGATCCATTGGCCCTCGAACGGCAGGTCTGTTTCGCGCTGGCCGTCAGCAACCGCGCCGTGCTCGCGGTGTACCGCCCGCTGCTGGAGCCGCTGGGCTTGACCCATCCGCAGTACCTCGTGATGCTGGTGCTATGGGACCACCAACGGTCCAACTCGGGCGGCACACCCCCGCTGTCGGTCAAGGAGATCGCCGCAGCGCTGCAACTCGACTCGGCGACCCTCTCGCCGATGCTCAAGCGACTGGAAGCACTCGGCCTGCTGACCCGTACCCGCCGGGCCGGCGACGAACGTGCGACCGACGTGGAGCTCACCGATGCCGGGATCGCCCTGCGTGAGCGGGCACTCGCCATCCCACCCGCCGTGGTGGAACGCCTGGGCGTCGACATCGCCGAACTCGAAGAGCTGCATCGGGT
- the crp gene encoding cAMP-activated global transcriptional regulator CRP gives MNEVLARAGIFQGVSPDAVAALVRQLEPVTFRRTEVVFSEGEPGDTLYIITAGKVKIGRKSVDGRDSLITLMGPSDMFGELAIFDPGPRTSTVTALTEVKAVVMSRSVLRGWIADRPEIAEQLLRVLARRLRRTNDNLSDLIFTDVPGRVAKQLLYLAQRFGSRDGSALRVDHELTQEEIAQLVGSSRETVNKALSDFAQRGWIRVQGRSILIDNAERLAKRAH, from the coding sequence ATGAATGAAGTGCTGGCCCGCGCCGGCATCTTCCAGGGTGTGTCACCAGACGCCGTGGCTGCACTGGTTCGGCAGCTGGAGCCCGTGACCTTCCGTCGGACCGAGGTCGTGTTCTCCGAAGGCGAGCCCGGCGACACGCTCTACATCATCACCGCAGGCAAGGTGAAGATCGGCCGCAAGTCAGTGGACGGCCGCGACAGCCTGATCACACTGATGGGCCCGTCGGACATGTTCGGCGAGCTCGCCATCTTCGATCCAGGGCCGCGGACTTCAACCGTGACCGCCCTGACCGAGGTGAAGGCCGTCGTGATGAGCCGCAGCGTGCTGCGCGGCTGGATCGCCGATCGGCCCGAGATCGCCGAGCAACTCCTACGCGTGCTGGCCCGCCGGTTGCGCCGCACCAACGACAACCTGTCCGACTTGATCTTCACCGATGTGCCGGGCCGGGTCGCCAAACAACTGCTCTACCTGGCACAACGTTTCGGCAGCCGCGACGGCAGCGCACTGCGCGTCGACCACGAGCTGACCCAGGAAGAGATCGCCCAGCTGGTCGGGTCCTCGCGGGAGACGGTCAACAAGGCGTTGTCGGACTTCGCGCAACGCGGCTGGATCCGGGTTCAGGGCCGCAGCATCCTGATCGACAACGCCGAACGGCTGGCCAAGCGCGCGCATTGA
- a CDS encoding bifunctional aminoglycoside phosphotransferase/ATP-binding protein, with the protein MDASASPAAEIHETHTGIVALVGEKAYKVKKAITTDFLDFSSVELREQVCIREVRLNQRLAPDSYLGVAHFADPQGGPPEPVIVMRRYPDSRRLTSIVVSGEPVAEQLSAIAEVIARFHAGAERSEDIDRAATVPAIAGRWRDNLAELRRFAGTVVPAEWLAEVDRLYDQFMAGRTALFSDRIAGRRIVDGHADLLTGDIFCMPEGPAILDCLEFDDGLRHVDCIDDAAFLAMDLEFLGRKDLADYFIAEYQRISGDTPPPALLDFYIAYRAVVRAKVDCIRVQQGNPSAADDAKRHLDIALDHLRRGTVRLVIVGGGPGTGKTTLAHALAEQVAARVVSTDDVRRELQERGVVDGAAGILNEGLYSSENVSAVYEAVLEKARQTLGMGQSVILDGTWRDPGLRQRARDIAAEQHCPTVELACTMPLDEAKQRIVQRQGTNSDATPQIAEGLATDAEWPDAHPINTRRPLADSVAEAQRICCSAI; encoded by the coding sequence ATGGACGCTTCAGCTTCGCCGGCCGCAGAGATCCATGAGACGCACACCGGGATCGTCGCGTTGGTTGGCGAGAAGGCGTACAAGGTGAAGAAGGCGATCACCACGGACTTTCTCGATTTCAGCTCCGTCGAGCTCCGCGAACAGGTGTGCATACGCGAGGTTCGCTTGAATCAGCGACTGGCACCCGACAGCTACCTCGGGGTCGCCCATTTCGCCGATCCGCAAGGTGGTCCGCCCGAGCCGGTGATCGTGATGCGCAGGTACCCCGATTCGCGCCGGTTGACGTCGATCGTCGTCAGCGGTGAACCTGTGGCCGAGCAGCTGTCGGCGATCGCCGAGGTGATCGCACGGTTTCACGCCGGCGCCGAACGATCGGAAGACATCGACCGCGCAGCGACGGTGCCCGCGATTGCCGGCCGCTGGCGGGACAACCTCGCCGAATTGCGCCGGTTTGCGGGAACAGTCGTGCCCGCGGAATGGCTGGCCGAGGTCGATCGACTGTACGACCAGTTCATGGCGGGTCGGACCGCACTGTTCAGCGACCGCATCGCCGGCCGCCGCATCGTCGACGGCCACGCCGACCTGTTGACCGGCGACATCTTCTGCATGCCGGAAGGTCCGGCCATCCTCGACTGTCTCGAGTTCGACGACGGCCTGCGCCATGTCGACTGCATCGACGACGCGGCGTTCCTGGCCATGGACCTGGAGTTCCTCGGCCGCAAAGACCTGGCCGACTACTTCATCGCCGAGTACCAGCGGATCTCCGGGGACACGCCACCACCAGCGCTGCTGGACTTCTACATCGCATACCGTGCCGTGGTCCGCGCCAAGGTGGACTGCATCCGGGTTCAGCAGGGCAACCCAAGTGCCGCCGACGATGCGAAACGCCATCTCGACATCGCTCTCGATCACCTCCGCCGAGGCACCGTGCGACTGGTCATCGTCGGCGGTGGCCCCGGCACCGGCAAGACCACGCTCGCGCACGCGCTCGCCGAACAGGTGGCTGCGCGGGTCGTCTCCACCGACGATGTGCGTCGCGAGTTGCAGGAGCGTGGAGTCGTCGACGGCGCGGCGGGGATATTGAACGAGGGGCTGTACAGCAGCGAGAACGTGTCCGCCGTTTATGAGGCCGTGCTCGAGAAGGCCCGGCAGACATTGGGCATGGGGCAGTCGGTGATCCTCGACGGCACCTGGCGAGATCCGGGCCTTCGGCAACGAGCCCGGGATATCGCCGCTGAGCAGCATTGCCCAACAGTGGAATTGGCGTGCACGATGCCTCTCGACGAAGCCAAGCAGCGCATCGTCCAGCGACAGGGCACCAACTCGGATGCCACCCCGCAGATCGCAGAGGGCTTGGCGACCGACGCCGAATGGCCGGACGCCCATCCCATCAACACGCGCCGCCCGCTCGCGGACTCCGTCGCCGAAGCCCAACGGATCTGTTGCTCGGCGATCTGA
- the ctaD gene encoding aa3-type cytochrome oxidase subunit I — MTAEAPPIDELEAGRPFPERVGPKGNLIYQLITTTDHKLIGIMYCVTCFTFFGIGGVMALFMRTELAEPGMQFVSNEQFNQLFTMHGTVMLLFYATPIVFGFANLVLPLQIGAPDVAFPRLNALSYWLFLFGALIALGGFITPGGAADFGWTAYTPLSDAIHSPGVGADLWILGIAVGGLGTILGAVNMITTVVCMRAPGMTMFRMPIFTWNILVTSMLVVIVFPLLTAAMFGLAADRRLGAHIYDPANGGVLLFQHLFWFFGHPEVYVLALPFFGVVSEIIPVFSRKPIFGYTTLVYATISIAALSVAVWAHHMYATGAVLLPFFSFMTFLIAVPTGIKFFNWIGTMWKGQLTFETPMLFSVGFLVTFLLGGLSGVLLASPPIDFHVTESYFVVAHFHYTLFGTIVFATYAGVYFWFPKMTGRLLDERLGKVHFWLTFIGFHLTFLVQHWVGDEGMPRRYADYLPSDGFTTLNVVSTIGSFILGISTLPFVWNVFKSWRYGEPVTVDDPWGYGNSLEWATSCPPPRHNFTELPRIRSERPAFELHYPHMVERMRAEAHVGRSRHPDPESHAATHGG, encoded by the coding sequence GTGACTGCCGAAGCCCCGCCAATCGACGAACTCGAGGCAGGCCGTCCGTTTCCGGAACGGGTGGGCCCCAAAGGCAACCTGATTTACCAGCTCATCACGACGACCGATCACAAGCTGATCGGCATCATGTACTGCGTCACGTGTTTCACGTTCTTCGGTATCGGCGGCGTGATGGCGCTGTTCATGCGTACCGAACTGGCCGAACCCGGGATGCAGTTCGTCTCCAACGAGCAGTTCAACCAGCTGTTCACCATGCACGGGACGGTGATGCTGCTGTTCTACGCCACCCCGATCGTGTTCGGGTTCGCCAACCTGGTGCTCCCGCTGCAGATCGGCGCGCCCGACGTCGCCTTCCCACGGCTCAATGCCCTCTCCTATTGGCTGTTCCTGTTCGGCGCGCTGATCGCCCTTGGCGGCTTCATCACCCCCGGCGGCGCAGCTGATTTCGGCTGGACGGCCTATACGCCGCTCAGCGATGCCATCCACTCGCCGGGAGTGGGAGCGGACCTGTGGATCTTGGGCATCGCCGTGGGCGGTCTGGGCACGATCCTCGGCGCGGTCAACATGATCACCACGGTCGTGTGCATGCGTGCGCCGGGCATGACGATGTTCCGGATGCCGATCTTCACCTGGAACATCCTGGTGACCTCGATGTTGGTGGTGATCGTGTTCCCGCTGCTCACCGCGGCCATGTTCGGTCTGGCCGCCGACCGGCGACTCGGCGCGCACATCTATGATCCGGCCAACGGTGGTGTGTTGCTCTTTCAGCACCTGTTCTGGTTCTTCGGTCACCCCGAGGTATATGTGCTCGCGCTGCCGTTCTTCGGTGTGGTGTCCGAGATCATTCCGGTGTTCAGCCGCAAGCCGATCTTCGGTTACACCACGCTGGTCTACGCGACCATCAGCATCGCGGCCCTGTCGGTCGCGGTGTGGGCGCACCACATGTATGCCACCGGCGCGGTGCTGCTGCCGTTCTTCTCCTTCATGACGTTCCTGATCGCCGTCCCGACGGGCATCAAGTTCTTCAACTGGATCGGAACGATGTGGAAGGGCCAGTTGACCTTCGAGACGCCGATGCTGTTCTCGGTCGGCTTCCTGGTGACGTTCCTGCTGGGTGGTCTGTCCGGCGTGCTGCTGGCCAGCCCGCCGATCGACTTCCACGTCACCGAAAGCTATTTCGTGGTCGCACATTTCCACTACACGTTGTTCGGCACCATCGTGTTCGCCACCTATGCCGGTGTGTACTTCTGGTTCCCGAAGATGACCGGACGTCTGCTCGACGAGCGCCTGGGCAAGGTGCACTTCTGGCTGACCTTCATCGGCTTCCACCTCACCTTCCTGGTGCAGCACTGGGTGGGTGACGAGGGCATGCCTCGTCGCTACGCCGACTATCTGCCCAGCGACGGCTTCACCACGCTCAACGTGGTCTCCACGATCGGATCGTTCATTCTGGGCATCTCGACGCTGCCGTTCGTGTGGAACGTGTTCAAGAGCTGGCGTTACGGCGAGCCCGTCACCGTCGATGACCCGTGGGGTTACGGCAACTCGCTGGAGTGGGCGACCTCGTGCCCGCCGCCGCGGCACAACTTCACCGAGCTGCCCCGGATCCGTTCGGAGCGCCCGGCGTTCGAGCTGCACTATCCGCACATGGTCGAGCGGATGCGTGCCGAGGCCCACGTGGGTCGCAGCCGGCATCCAGATCCGGAGAGTCATGCGGCGACTCACGGCGGGTGA
- a CDS encoding response regulator transcription factor translates to MTDPVTEVAVLLVDDQDLVRSGLRRILRRKDGFVIVAECADGDEVPDAVTQYRPDVVVMDLRMKRVDGIEATRQVTSADGPPVLALTTFNDDELLSGALRAGASGFVLKDSSAEELIRAVRAVAQGDSYLDPAVTSRVLTTYRKSAEPRRAAAVGDLTARELDVLTLIAKGHSNAEIADELSISGLTVKSHIGHIFIKLDLRDRAAAIIHAYDTGLVSPQ, encoded by the coding sequence ATGACGGACCCCGTGACCGAGGTGGCGGTCCTCCTGGTCGACGATCAGGATCTGGTGCGCTCCGGCCTGCGACGCATCCTGCGACGCAAGGACGGTTTCGTGATCGTCGCCGAGTGCGCCGACGGCGATGAGGTGCCCGACGCTGTCACCCAGTACCGCCCCGACGTCGTGGTGATGGACCTGCGGATGAAGCGCGTCGACGGCATCGAAGCCACCCGGCAGGTGACCTCGGCCGACGGACCGCCGGTGCTGGCGCTGACCACGTTCAACGACGACGAATTGCTCTCCGGCGCGCTGCGCGCCGGAGCCAGCGGATTCGTGCTCAAGGACTCCTCGGCCGAGGAACTGATCCGGGCCGTGCGCGCAGTGGCGCAGGGCGACAGCTATCTGGACCCGGCGGTGACCTCACGGGTGCTCACCACATACCGCAAGTCCGCCGAGCCGCGTCGCGCCGCTGCCGTCGGCGACCTCACGGCCCGCGAACTCGATGTGCTGACGCTGATCGCCAAAGGGCATTCCAACGCCGAGATCGCCGACGAGCTCAGCATCTCCGGCCTCACCGTCAAGAGCCACATCGGCCACATCTTCATCAAGCTCGACCTGCGTGACCGTGCCGCCGCGATCATCCACGCCTACGACACGGGGCTGGTCAGTCCTCAGTAA
- a CDS encoding sensor histidine kinase, whose protein sequence is MLGGIARGIRAHVRRRGYALPVGYNWAIVLAFDTTVIGAGVVAMWQRPTTDLPASLLAVVVCIAPFALFYLSGIDFKAPIVWATWTTATAVLLFATATPVSNDFAPLIAVLMVGEVASLAGVWGGFLASLTAATLLLTAASQHRLDALPLYMGILGMGWLVGYLVHTQQQLMRQQQEAQAAQARHAAADERRRIAREVHDVIAHSLSVTLLHVTGARRGLQQDRDVDDAVEALEQAERLGRQAMADIRRTVGLLDGAPMSMAPEPGVDDISCLVDDFVRAGLNVRFDATGRTDVVSGAVGLALYRIAQESLANIAKHAPDAEATVLLRISRTSATLTVANRLPVPALAVRNGHDVEGRGVRGMRQRVEQLGGIISVGPADDGWSVRTNIPLDDTGRAPRWCPVVS, encoded by the coding sequence ATGCTCGGTGGCATCGCGCGCGGCATACGGGCGCACGTGCGCCGGCGGGGCTACGCCCTCCCGGTGGGTTACAACTGGGCCATCGTGCTGGCGTTCGACACCACGGTGATCGGTGCCGGCGTGGTCGCCATGTGGCAACGCCCGACGACGGACCTGCCGGCGAGCCTGCTGGCAGTCGTCGTCTGCATCGCCCCGTTCGCGTTGTTCTACCTTTCCGGCATCGATTTCAAGGCACCGATCGTCTGGGCCACCTGGACCACCGCCACCGCCGTGTTGCTGTTCGCAACAGCAACACCGGTCTCCAACGATTTCGCTCCGCTGATCGCGGTGCTGATGGTCGGCGAGGTCGCCTCACTCGCCGGGGTGTGGGGCGGATTCCTGGCCTCGCTGACCGCGGCCACTCTGCTGCTGACGGCGGCTTCGCAACACCGCCTCGACGCCCTGCCGCTCTATATGGGGATCCTCGGAATGGGCTGGCTGGTCGGGTATCTCGTGCATACCCAGCAGCAACTCATGCGGCAGCAACAGGAGGCACAAGCCGCACAGGCCCGGCACGCCGCAGCCGATGAACGGCGCCGGATCGCCCGCGAGGTCCATGACGTGATCGCCCATTCGCTGAGCGTCACCCTGTTGCACGTGACCGGAGCGCGTCGCGGGCTGCAGCAGGACCGCGACGTCGACGACGCCGTCGAGGCATTGGAGCAGGCCGAACGCCTGGGCCGGCAGGCCATGGCAGATATTCGCCGCACGGTCGGACTACTCGACGGCGCCCCGATGAGCATGGCACCTGAACCCGGTGTCGACGACATCAGTTGCCTGGTGGACGATTTCGTCCGGGCCGGGCTCAATGTACGTTTCGACGCGACCGGCCGGACCGATGTGGTCTCCGGCGCGGTGGGCTTGGCGCTGTATCGCATCGCCCAGGAGTCCCTGGCCAACATCGCCAAACACGCACCTGACGCTGAAGCGACAGTGCTGCTGAGGATCTCGCGCACTTCGGCGACGCTGACGGTCGCCAACAGACTGCCCGTCCCCGCATTGGCCGTGAGGAACGGCCACGACGTGGAGGGGCGCGGTGTGCGCGGCATGCGCCAACGCGTCGAGCAGCTCGGCGGGATCATCAGCGTGGGCCCTGCCGACGACGGATGGTCGGTGCGCACGAACATTCCGTTGGACGACACCGGCCGGGCGCCGCGCTGGTGCCCCGTGGTGTCATGA
- a CDS encoding TetR/AcrR family transcriptional regulator: MSDYARAVVQSSTRRRGPRRDVDTRALIVDTAERMFAETSIGAVASRAVAREAGVASRAVAYHFPAKRDLVLEVARRRAPTVFAAVVSELVRVAQSGNEIGVFDVVEALIAPYVRLLDEDPVGGLRWLKVMNQLALDEDEIWLDQLAGTPSLSELFFAAAGRAVPDIQTREGQQRSTIAILGMIGALASSDLSLYGRPLGPEGLDRGWVDQLVRFTGSGLRGAENPPD, encoded by the coding sequence GTGAGTGATTACGCTCGTGCTGTGGTCCAGAGTTCGACCCGCAGACGTGGTCCCCGGCGGGATGTCGACACCCGAGCCCTCATCGTCGACACCGCCGAGCGAATGTTCGCCGAGACATCGATCGGTGCGGTGGCCTCGCGCGCGGTGGCCCGCGAGGCCGGTGTGGCCAGCCGCGCAGTGGCCTACCATTTCCCGGCCAAGCGGGACCTGGTGCTGGAGGTGGCCCGGCGGCGCGCCCCGACCGTATTCGCGGCTGTCGTCTCCGAACTCGTGCGGGTGGCGCAGTCGGGAAACGAGATTGGTGTTTTCGACGTCGTGGAGGCCTTGATCGCGCCCTACGTGCGGTTGCTCGATGAAGATCCGGTTGGTGGATTGCGCTGGCTCAAGGTGATGAATCAGCTGGCGCTGGACGAAGACGAGATCTGGCTCGACCAGCTGGCAGGCACACCGAGCCTGTCGGAGTTGTTCTTCGCCGCGGCAGGGCGTGCGGTGCCGGACATTCAGACCAGAGAAGGCCAGCAGCGCAGCACAATTGCGATCCTCGGGATGATCGGCGCGCTGGCCAGTTCCGACTTGTCGCTCTATGGTCGGCCGCTGGGGCCTGAAGGCCTGGACCGCGGGTGGGTCGACCAGCTCGTCCGATTCACCGGCAGCGGATTACGCGGCGCCGAGAACCCGCCCGACTAG
- a CDS encoding LysR family transcriptional regulator ArgP encodes MQIDGQQLAAFAAVVELGSFDAAAQRLHVTPSAVSQRIKSLEQRVGQVLVVREKPCTATSAGVPLLRLAAQTALLESETLAEMGGGAAHRTRIALAVNADSMATWFTGVFAQASEFLFDIRIEDQDLSARLLREGVVMGAVTTERRPVPGCRVHPLGAMRYVPVAGAEYVQRYLPDGFTRDAAQAAPSLAWNRDDALQDQLVRKAFRKDIVRPIHYIPTAEGFGAAVRAGLGWGMYPEELVDDDFVRITEQYLDVPLYWQCWKLDSSTVEAITAAVRNAAGSLRGSARD; translated from the coding sequence GTGCAGATCGACGGCCAGCAGCTAGCTGCCTTCGCCGCGGTGGTCGAGCTGGGAAGCTTCGACGCCGCCGCGCAGCGCCTGCATGTGACCCCGTCGGCGGTCAGTCAGCGCATCAAATCGCTTGAACAACGCGTCGGTCAGGTTCTCGTCGTTCGCGAAAAGCCCTGCACTGCAACATCTGCCGGCGTTCCGCTGCTGCGGCTGGCGGCGCAGACGGCGCTGCTGGAATCCGAGACCCTGGCGGAGATGGGTGGTGGCGCGGCGCACCGCACCAGGATCGCGCTGGCGGTGAATGCCGATTCGATGGCGACGTGGTTCACCGGTGTATTCGCCCAGGCGTCCGAGTTCTTGTTCGACATCAGGATCGAGGACCAGGACCTCTCGGCGCGGCTGCTGCGTGAGGGGGTGGTGATGGGCGCGGTGACCACCGAACGCCGCCCGGTCCCAGGCTGCCGGGTGCACCCGCTGGGGGCGATGCGCTACGTGCCGGTGGCCGGCGCTGAATATGTGCAGCGCTACCTGCCAGACGGATTCACGCGCGACGCGGCGCAGGCGGCTCCGTCCCTGGCCTGGAACCGCGACGATGCGTTGCAGGATCAATTGGTGCGTAAAGCATTCCGTAAAGACATTGTCAGGCCGATTCACTACATCCCGACCGCCGAAGGGTTCGGTGCCGCGGTGCGCGCCGGGTTGGGTTGGGGAATGTACCCCGAAGAGTTGGTGGACGACGACTTCGTCCGAATCACCGAGCAGTACCTGGACGTGCCGCTGTACTGGCAATGCTGGAAGCTCGACAGTTCCACCGTCGAGGCCATCACGGCGGCGGTCCGCAACGCGGCGGGGAGTTTGCGCGGGTCGGCGCGGGACTGA